One part of the Stegostoma tigrinum isolate sSteTig4 chromosome 14, sSteTig4.hap1, whole genome shotgun sequence genome encodes these proteins:
- the LOC125457851 gene encoding vomeronasal type-2 receptor 1, with amino-acid sequence MELRIYLIFLVSFTISVAVSGKSICKLKGKFNLNSFKMPGDVIIGGMFPIHYRVVSSNSSSSTSPQSSGCEGFNFRAFRWARTMIHAINEVNQNDSILPDVQLGYTIYDSCFTISKAVEGTLTYLTGQDEAVPNYRCGNGAPLAVLIGAGGSALSIATARILGLYYFPQVDYSASCSVLSDKFQFPSFIRTIPSDVFQSRAMAKLVIHFGWTWVGTIASDDDYGKYGIKNFKEELEKVGVCISFSETIPKVYAREKIVRIVDTIEQSTAKIIAVFSADIDFSSLIEEVMQRNISGRTWIASEAWINSALISKPDYSSLLGGTIGLAIQRADISGLRDHLIQLDPRNSGEKLITEFWERAFDCMWPEHGVDTSRTLDLKTTEYNGTDVNNRIHIIPPLSQRLCTGKENLNEIENTYTDVSQLRLTYSVYKSVYTVANALHNMHTCKTGEGPFVNGTCANISDFQPWQLMYYLKNVRFKSLLGEEIYFDQNGDIDAIYDIINWQRTSDGYISFKVVGSYNATAPSGQKMIIQNDSIIWNDDQVTPPFSVCSESCQPGTRKGIRQGEPVCCFDCIPCADGEITNETDSRECIQCPEDYWSNANRDECVHKVVEYLGYNDALGMALIALSIFGACVAAAIAVAYLVRKDTALVKANNRGLSFVLLLSLVICFLSSVVFVGEPVAWSCMTRQVLLAISFATCLSCMLSKAVNLMLKAREAKAKSPEGTTKKLFSPLQQRIIALIFVSCHACLCAAWLIILPPYPVKNTQSQNIKIIMECNEGSVVFLCCVLGYDALLAAICFVFAFIARKLPDNFNEAKFMTFALLVFFIVWISFIPAYLSTRGKYMVAVEMFAILASSFGLVACLFVPKCYIILLKPERNTEELVSGKTDTNDKSAPPTSQSLTTSGISTACSSVTLN; translated from the exons ATGGAGCTAcgaatttatttaatttttttggtGTCCTTCACAATTTCCGTGGCTGTCTCTGGGAAATCAATATGCAAACTGAAAGGaaagtttaatttaaatagttttaaaatgCCGGGTGATGTGATAATTGGAGGGATGTTTCCTATTCATTACAGAGTCGTATCCTCAAATTCTTCGTCCAGCACATCACCGCAGTCTTCGGGGTGTGAAGG ATTCAATTTCAGAGCTTTCCGCTGGGCCAGAACAATGATCCATGCGATTAATGAAGTCAACCAGAATGATTCAATTTTACCAGATGTACAGCTTGGGTACACAATCTATGACTCTTGTTTTACTATTTCCAAAGCTGTTGAAGGAACATTGACTTATCTGACCGGACAGGATGAAGCTGTACCCAACTACCGGTGTGGCAATGGAGCTCCTTTGGCAGTGCTGATAGGAGCTGGTGGGTCAGCTCTCTCTATTGCAACTGCCAGAATCCTGGGACTGTATTATTTTCCTCAG GTGGATTACTCAGCATCTTGCTCAGTTCTCAGTGATAAATTTCAGTTTCCATCCTTTATCCGGACCATACCAAGTGATGTTTTCCAATCCAGAGCAATGGCAAAGCTTGTGATACACTTTGGATGGACATGGGTGGGGACAATTGCATCAGATGATGACTATGggaaatatggaattaaaaactTTAAAGAGGAGTTAGAAAAGGTTGGCGTATGCATCTCTTTCTCCGAAACTATCCCCAAAGTTTATGCAAGAGAGAAAATAGTTCGAATTGTAGATACAATTGAGCAATCAACTGCCAAAATCATTGCAGTCTTTTCTGCTGATATTGATTTTAGCTCTTTAATAGAAGAAGTAATGCAACGCAATATTTCAGGAAGAACATGGATAGCTAGTGAGGCTTGGATTAACTCTGCATTGATTTCCAAACCAGACTATTCCTCACTTTTAGGTGGAACTATTGGACTTGCAATTCAACGAGCAGATATTAGTGGCCTACGTGATCACCTCATTCAATTAGATCCAAGAAATTCTGGAGAAAAGCTGATCACTGAGTTCTGGGAGCGAGCCTTTGATTGCATGTGGCCTGAACATGGGGTGGACACCAGTCGAACACTTGACCTAAAAACAACTGAGTATAACGGAACAGATGTAAATAACAGAATCCACATTATTCCCCCACTTTCTCAGCGGCTCTGCACAGGAAAGGAGAATTTGAATGAAATCGAGAACACATATACTGATGTATCTCAGCTGAGACTGACATACAGTGTGTACAAATCTGTATACACTGTGGCAAATGCCCTTCACAATATGCACACATGTAAGACTGGGGAGGGTCCATTTGTTAATGGAACATGTGCAAACATCTCAGATTTTCAGCCTTGGCAG CTCATGTATTACCTGAAAAATGTTCGGTTTAAGAGCCTTCTAGGGGAAGAAATATATTTTGATCAAAATGGTGATATCGATGCAATATATGATATCATTAACTGGCAGAGAACCTCCGATGGGTATATCTCTTTTAAGGTAGTTGGCAGTTATAATGCGACTGCACCCTCAGGGCAAAAGATGATCATCCAAAATGACTCTATAATTTGGAATGATGACCAGGTTACG CCTCCATTTTCTGTATGTAGTGAGAGCTGTCAGCCTGGTACCAGGAAGGGAATTCGCCAAGGAGAACCGGTTTGCTGCTTTGACTGCATTCCATGTGCTGATGGAGAGATAACCAATGAGACAG ATTCAAGAGAATGCATTCAGTGTCCTGAAGATTACTGGTCCAATGCAAACAGAGATGAGTGTGTGCATAAAGTGGTCGAATATCTTGGTTACAATGATGCGTTGGGAATGGCATTGATAGCACTATCAATATTTGGAGCTTGCGTTGCTGCAGCTATTGCCGTAGCTTACTTGGTTCGAAAGGATACTGCCCTTGTAAAAGCTAACAATCGTGGACTAAGCTTTGTGCTGTTGCTTTCATTAGTGATATGTTTTCTCAGCTCAGTTGTCTTTGTTGGTGAACCAGTGGCATGGTCCTGTATGACACGACAGGTTCTTCTTGCTATTAGTTTTGCTACTTGCCTTTCATGCATGTTATCAAAGGCTGTTAATCTGATGCTGAAAGCCAGAGAAGCCAAAGCAAAGTCACCCGAAGGCACAACAAAAAAACTTTTCAGCCCTTTGCAGCAAAGAATTATTGCATTGATCTTTGTCTCATGCCATGCTTGTCTCTGTGCAGCTTGGTTAATAATTCTCCCCCCTTACCCTGTCAAGAATACACAGTCtcaaaatatcaaaataattATGGAATGCAATGAAGGGTCTGTAGTATTTCTGTGTTGTGTGTTAGGGTACGATGCATTATTGGCTgctatttgctttgtttttgcaTTCATTGCTCGGAAATTACCTGATAACTTTAATGAAGCTAAGTTTATGACTTTTGCCTTGCTTGTCTTTTTTATTGTTTGGATTTCTTTTATCCCAGCCTATTTAAGCACTCGGGGAAAATATatggttgctgttgaaatgttTGCCATTTTGGCATCTAGTTTTGGCTTGGTTGCATGTCTTTTTGTTCCCAAATGTTATATTATCTTATTGAAGCCGGAAAGGAACACAGAGGAATTAGTTAGCGGCAAAACTGATACAAATGACAAGAGTGCACCACCAACCTCACAGTCATTGACCACCTCAGGAATAAGCACTGCTTGTTCATCGGTAACACTCAATTAA